From Carettochelys insculpta isolate YL-2023 chromosome 3, ASM3395843v1, whole genome shotgun sequence, a single genomic window includes:
- the ALDH8A1 gene encoding 2-aminomuconic semialdehyde dehydrogenase isoform X2, whose translation MAAPKTLLVLENFINGEFVPCSSYIDSYDPATGDVYCRVPDSGKEEVEAAVTAARDAFLGWSSKSPQERSQLMIKLADLIEYDLEAFAQAESKDQGKTITFARTVDIPRAVYNFRFFASSILHHTEECTQMNHLGCMHYTMRMPVGIAGLISPWNLPLYLLTWKIAPAIASGNTVIAKPSEMTSVTAWMLCKLLGKAGIPPGVVNIVFGTGPKAGEAIVSHPDVPLISFTGSTLTAQRIRERSAPHCKKLSLELGGKNPAIIFEDANLDECIPTTVRSSFANQVKNYVKKAQAEGARILCGEEVDSLDLPAGNQSGYFMLPTVIAEVKDESCCMQEEIFGPVTCVAPFDTEEEVIKRANGVKYGLAATIWSSNVGRVHRVAKILQAGLVWTNCWLVRDLNLPFGGMKASGVGREGAKESYEFFTEVKTITIKH comes from the exons ATGGCTGCCCCAAAGACTCTCTTAGTTCTGGAGAACTTCATAAATGGTGAATTTGTTCCTTGTTCCTCCTACATAGACTCCTATGATCCAGCCACAGGAGATGTGTATTGCAGAGTGCCAGACAGCGGCAAAGAAGAG GTAGAAGCTGCAGTCACAGCTGCCAGAGATGCCTTTCTAGGCTGGTCCTCCAAAAGTCCTCAGGAAAGATCTCAGCTAATGATCAAGTTAGCAGACCTGATAGAGTATGACCTGGAGGCATTTGCACAAGCAGAATCAAAAGATCAAG GAAAAACAATCACATTTGCCAGAACAGTGGACATTCCCCGGGCCGTATACAACTTCCGGTTCTTTGCATCTTCTATCCTTCACCATACTGAAGAATGCACTCAGATGAACCACCTGGGCTGTATGCACTATACCATGAGAATGCCAGTAGGCATTG CGGGTTTAATAAGTCCTTGGAATTTGCCACTTTACTTGCTAACTTGGAAAATAGCTCCAGCCATTGCATCTGGAAACACGGTCATCGCCAAGCCCAGTGAGATGACATCTGTCACTGCTTGGATGTTGTGCAAACTTCTGGGTAAAGCAG GAATTCCACCAGGGGTGGTGAATATTGTATTTGGAACTGGCCCCAAAGCTGGGGAGGCTATTGTCTCCCATCCTGACGTGCCACTGATCTCCTTCACTGGAAGCACGCTCACAGCCCAGCGCATCAGAGAGAGGAGTGCCCCACACTGCAAAAAGCTGTCTCTGGAACTGGGAGGCAAGAATCCTGCGATCATCTTTGAGGATGCTAATCTGGACGAGTGCATTCCTACCACTGTGAGATCCAGCTTTGCTAATCAG GTAAAGAATTATGTGAAGAAGGCACAAGCTGAAGGGGCCAGAATTCTTTGTGGAGAAGAAGTGGATTCTTTGGATCTTCCAGCTGGAAATCAGAGTGGCTATTTCATGCTGCCTACAGTCATTGCTGAAGTCAAGGATGAATCCTGCTGCATGCAAGAGGAGATCTTTGGTCCTGTGACGTGCGTGGCACCGTTCGATACAGAAGAGGAAGTGATTAAAAGAGCCAACGGCGTCAAGTATGGTCTGGCAGCCACGATATGGTCCAGCAATGTGGGGCGTGTTCATCGTGTGGCCAAGATACTGCAAGCTGGACTGGTGTGGACCAATTGCTGGCTAGTTAGGGATCTGAACTTGCCATTTGGTGGGATGAAAGCCTCTGGggtaggcagggagggagcaaagGAGTCTTATGAGTTTTTTACTGAGGTCAAAACCATTACAATAAAACACTGA
- the ALDH8A1 gene encoding 2-aminomuconic semialdehyde dehydrogenase isoform X1 — MAAPKTLLVLENFINGEFVPCSSYIDSYDPATGDVYCRVPDSGKEEVEAAVTAARDAFLGWSSKSPQERSQLMIKLADLIEYDLEAFAQAESKDQGKTITFARTVDIPRAVYNFRFFASSILHHTEECTQMNHLGCMHYTMRMPVGIAGLISPWNLPLYLLTWKIAPAIASGNTVIAKPSEMTSVTAWMLCKLLGKAGIPPGVVNIVFGTGPKAGEAIVSHPDVPLISFTGSTLTAQRIRERSAPHCKKLSLELGGKNPAIIFEDANLDECIPTTVRSSFANQGEICLCTSRIFVQRGIYREFLKRFVEEARKWKAGSPLDPTSSMGPLISKEHLEKVKNYVKKAQAEGARILCGEEVDSLDLPAGNQSGYFMLPTVIAEVKDESCCMQEEIFGPVTCVAPFDTEEEVIKRANGVKYGLAATIWSSNVGRVHRVAKILQAGLVWTNCWLVRDLNLPFGGMKASGVGREGAKESYEFFTEVKTITIKH; from the exons ATGGCTGCCCCAAAGACTCTCTTAGTTCTGGAGAACTTCATAAATGGTGAATTTGTTCCTTGTTCCTCCTACATAGACTCCTATGATCCAGCCACAGGAGATGTGTATTGCAGAGTGCCAGACAGCGGCAAAGAAGAG GTAGAAGCTGCAGTCACAGCTGCCAGAGATGCCTTTCTAGGCTGGTCCTCCAAAAGTCCTCAGGAAAGATCTCAGCTAATGATCAAGTTAGCAGACCTGATAGAGTATGACCTGGAGGCATTTGCACAAGCAGAATCAAAAGATCAAG GAAAAACAATCACATTTGCCAGAACAGTGGACATTCCCCGGGCCGTATACAACTTCCGGTTCTTTGCATCTTCTATCCTTCACCATACTGAAGAATGCACTCAGATGAACCACCTGGGCTGTATGCACTATACCATGAGAATGCCAGTAGGCATTG CGGGTTTAATAAGTCCTTGGAATTTGCCACTTTACTTGCTAACTTGGAAAATAGCTCCAGCCATTGCATCTGGAAACACGGTCATCGCCAAGCCCAGTGAGATGACATCTGTCACTGCTTGGATGTTGTGCAAACTTCTGGGTAAAGCAG GAATTCCACCAGGGGTGGTGAATATTGTATTTGGAACTGGCCCCAAAGCTGGGGAGGCTATTGTCTCCCATCCTGACGTGCCACTGATCTCCTTCACTGGAAGCACGCTCACAGCCCAGCGCATCAGAGAGAGGAGTGCCCCACACTGCAAAAAGCTGTCTCTGGAACTGGGAGGCAAGAATCCTGCGATCATCTTTGAGGATGCTAATCTGGACGAGTGCATTCCTACCACTGTGAGATCCAGCTTTGCTAATCAG GGCGAAATCTGTCTTTGCACCAGCAGGATCTTTGTTCAGAGGGGCATATATAGAGAATTTCTGAAGAGGTTTGTAGAAGAAGCCAGAAAGTGGAAGGCTGGGAGCCCCTTGGATCCCACATCCAGTATGGGGCCCCTGATAAGTAAAGAGCATTTAGAAAAG GTAAAGAATTATGTGAAGAAGGCACAAGCTGAAGGGGCCAGAATTCTTTGTGGAGAAGAAGTGGATTCTTTGGATCTTCCAGCTGGAAATCAGAGTGGCTATTTCATGCTGCCTACAGTCATTGCTGAAGTCAAGGATGAATCCTGCTGCATGCAAGAGGAGATCTTTGGTCCTGTGACGTGCGTGGCACCGTTCGATACAGAAGAGGAAGTGATTAAAAGAGCCAACGGCGTCAAGTATGGTCTGGCAGCCACGATATGGTCCAGCAATGTGGGGCGTGTTCATCGTGTGGCCAAGATACTGCAAGCTGGACTGGTGTGGACCAATTGCTGGCTAGTTAGGGATCTGAACTTGCCATTTGGTGGGATGAAAGCCTCTGGggtaggcagggagggagcaaagGAGTCTTATGAGTTTTTTACTGAGGTCAAAACCATTACAATAAAACACTGA
- the ALDH8A1 gene encoding 2-aminomuconic semialdehyde dehydrogenase isoform X3, with the protein MIKLADLIEYDLEAFAQAESKDQGKTITFARTVDIPRAVYNFRFFASSILHHTEECTQMNHLGCMHYTMRMPVGIAGLISPWNLPLYLLTWKIAPAIASGNTVIAKPSEMTSVTAWMLCKLLGKAGIPPGVVNIVFGTGPKAGEAIVSHPDVPLISFTGSTLTAQRIRERSAPHCKKLSLELGGKNPAIIFEDANLDECIPTTVRSSFANQGEICLCTSRIFVQRGIYREFLKRFVEEARKWKAGSPLDPTSSMGPLISKEHLEKVKNYVKKAQAEGARILCGEEVDSLDLPAGNQSGYFMLPTVIAEVKDESCCMQEEIFGPVTCVAPFDTEEEVIKRANGVKYGLAATIWSSNVGRVHRVAKILQAGLVWTNCWLVRDLNLPFGGMKASGVGREGAKESYEFFTEVKTITIKH; encoded by the exons ATGATCAAGTTAGCAGACCTGATAGAGTATGACCTGGAGGCATTTGCACAAGCAGAATCAAAAGATCAAG GAAAAACAATCACATTTGCCAGAACAGTGGACATTCCCCGGGCCGTATACAACTTCCGGTTCTTTGCATCTTCTATCCTTCACCATACTGAAGAATGCACTCAGATGAACCACCTGGGCTGTATGCACTATACCATGAGAATGCCAGTAGGCATTG CGGGTTTAATAAGTCCTTGGAATTTGCCACTTTACTTGCTAACTTGGAAAATAGCTCCAGCCATTGCATCTGGAAACACGGTCATCGCCAAGCCCAGTGAGATGACATCTGTCACTGCTTGGATGTTGTGCAAACTTCTGGGTAAAGCAG GAATTCCACCAGGGGTGGTGAATATTGTATTTGGAACTGGCCCCAAAGCTGGGGAGGCTATTGTCTCCCATCCTGACGTGCCACTGATCTCCTTCACTGGAAGCACGCTCACAGCCCAGCGCATCAGAGAGAGGAGTGCCCCACACTGCAAAAAGCTGTCTCTGGAACTGGGAGGCAAGAATCCTGCGATCATCTTTGAGGATGCTAATCTGGACGAGTGCATTCCTACCACTGTGAGATCCAGCTTTGCTAATCAG GGCGAAATCTGTCTTTGCACCAGCAGGATCTTTGTTCAGAGGGGCATATATAGAGAATTTCTGAAGAGGTTTGTAGAAGAAGCCAGAAAGTGGAAGGCTGGGAGCCCCTTGGATCCCACATCCAGTATGGGGCCCCTGATAAGTAAAGAGCATTTAGAAAAG GTAAAGAATTATGTGAAGAAGGCACAAGCTGAAGGGGCCAGAATTCTTTGTGGAGAAGAAGTGGATTCTTTGGATCTTCCAGCTGGAAATCAGAGTGGCTATTTCATGCTGCCTACAGTCATTGCTGAAGTCAAGGATGAATCCTGCTGCATGCAAGAGGAGATCTTTGGTCCTGTGACGTGCGTGGCACCGTTCGATACAGAAGAGGAAGTGATTAAAAGAGCCAACGGCGTCAAGTATGGTCTGGCAGCCACGATATGGTCCAGCAATGTGGGGCGTGTTCATCGTGTGGCCAAGATACTGCAAGCTGGACTGGTGTGGACCAATTGCTGGCTAGTTAGGGATCTGAACTTGCCATTTGGTGGGATGAAAGCCTCTGGggtaggcagggagggagcaaagGAGTCTTATGAGTTTTTTACTGAGGTCAAAACCATTACAATAAAACACTGA